In Glycine max cultivar Williams 82 chromosome 4, Glycine_max_v4.0, whole genome shotgun sequence, the genomic stretch cccataacctcccagttatggatttctcttccttaattagcctaacccgcgtatcttgcccccactactcctatttctaccaagaacatatatgcatatacactgaataatacttatatatataatcattcaaaatacatcgttttcaaaaattccgggtagaaatttccaggatgttacaataaAAGTGGACAGAAAGAaaactacaaaagaaaaatcagcGGTCAACcacgagaaaaaaaaagaaagctgGCCATCCATTGAAATTGAATGTTAAGAAAATGAGAAGGATTGCATTACTAATATATACTTCATTATCTGTCAAAGGTTGGCATTCCCAATGGTGTAGGGACCTTAGGAATCTAAACCAGCAAAATGACTTTAGCATATAATTCCCTGGATACAACATGTATACCGATGTATAATATGAATGTTTATTACACATGGGTTATGCCTTTCTTGAATTCGAGGAGAGATCTAAGCTCTGGGAGGGAGGAGGAAGGAGTAGAGATAATGAGCAAAAGAAGAGACAGCAACAGCGACAAGAATGAAGTTGGGTGGGAATTCATCGGAGTCAATGTGGTCAGAAACAGAAACAAAGATAGAGACACCTTAATTATTATTCATCTACAGAGGAACCCTAGGGGTAGGAGGTTAACATCAACATTGGTATAGAGAATGGAGAGTATAGTATAGTACGGTTTGGCTATTTATATAgagaaatgaaatgagaatggAGAGTGTTGGTTGGTGGGGGCATGGGAGTAAGTACAATCTGTAAAGGACAAGCCCTTCGTCCTCTCCTCTCCCCAATTTCATTCACTACTATGCCGTTTGGGTGTTCCTACTACTACTGCTACTACCTTGATGATGGATAGATagacttctctctctttctctctaattGATTATGCTAGAGTGGACAACGAGTAAGAAAATAAGAGCATGTCTGGTAGAGGGAAAGGAGTGGGAGGGTGCAAATAGAATGATGCACCCACTATTCCTAATTTCCATTCTCACATGGGATGGGGTTTCTATCTTCTACCATTGATTTGAATGATCAATCATCTCATTCTCCCTCAACGGATCCTTCATCTACATTGCTACCACTTacttaataaagaaaatgacaGTGATATATCTTTGGGTACAATAGTTTATCAAACAATAATTAGTTATCAACATTTGTGGTTCTAAATAATAAGGAGTTAAACAGGTTTAAATTCAAGATAAATAACACAAATATTGAGAAAATTTTAGGTCCATTATTTATTcaagttttaggaataaaaaagatattaaaagaatttttcctccataattacatttttttaatgaaactaaatcatattttatttccgAATAAAATCATTTGACTTTTTTCTTTACTAATCGTTTGACTTTTTATATCATGCATTCATGTGTAATAAACATTCATAttatatcaaatcaaaattgaGAAAGTTATTCTGAAAGTTGAAAATTGCTAGTTGAAAActgaaaaacatattaaattataagtgttccATAAAACTAATTCTTGAAGTAGTTgtaaaagtgtaaaatgatataaaaataataaaattatgatttattttaaacagataataaaaaaaattgaacaaatgtattgagaataaaaatggaagaaaatataaaaaagttaaaagttagaAGCTagggttttaaaaaatactattccaagtagtattttaaaaaacattaaaaactattaagaagctattaaaaaaacttacttACCAAacagttaaataagtttttcaactaaaaaaaaaaaaaacttaaaggtAACTAAAATACTTTGTTCAACATAGCCTTATATTATTAGGTTAGTTAGAAGAAGTtgagcaaaataaaaattaggttAATAAGAATATTAGCTCGGTTAATTTAATGACTCAATAattacttattaatttattctcttttcCAAGTATGGAAGTCACTTATATATCTACCTTCTCTAGTCTTTGGCATGTTTGCCAAATTTTATAAAGTTACACTTTtgattagttattataaaatgtaaattttatcaatttagttattaaaataaatcaaggTTTTTACCTGTTATGGACCAAGGCTTGTTATGGACCAATTCTTAAGGCCTGACCTAGCCTATTTCAAAGCCCAGGCTGGTCTGATAAGCCAGAAATTAACTTTGTCACCGCATTCTCAGTCTCGCCAACGAACGAATAACAGTCCCAAATTTTCCATCAATCTAAttctatattaatttatttattttttatttctagccATGATTGTTTCTGTTTGTTTGGATTCAGCTCTAGTCTTTTGTGTTGGAAACAGTTTCTTGTTCCGATTCAGCTCTAGTTTTGTGTttgacaataaattaaaaaagaaaagaaatcacaAAGTGCATACAATGGGGGAACACATGAATGCATGATATAAAAAGTCATCAATggcataagaagaaaaaaggctTCAGGCTTGATATAACTCTTGTGCTAATCAATGTTATTTGGGTGCTTTTAATTCAGAGGAGTTGCTGTTAAGGATCCATCTGCTCCCCATGGAGTTCGACTTTTGATTGAGGACTATCCTTATGCTTCTGATGGGCTAGAGATATGGGATGCTATCAAGTCTTGGGTGGAAGAATATGTCTCATTCTACTACAAGTCAGATGAGGAACTTCAAAAAGACCCCGAGCTCCAAGCTTGGTGGAAAGAACTTATAGAGGTGGGTCATGGGGATTTGAAGGATAAGCCATGGTGGCAAAAGATGCAAACTCGTGAAGAGTTGGTTGAAGCTTCCGCTACCCTCATATGGATTGCTTCAGCTCTTCATGTTGCTGTTAACTTTGGACAGTATCCATATGGAGGTTTAATCCTGAATAGGCCAACTATTAGCAGGAGATTCATGCCTGAGAAAGGGTCTCCTGAATATGATGCGTTGGCTAAGAACCCTGAGAAGGAGTTTTTGAAGACTATTACTGGCAAGAAAGAGACCCTCATTGACCTTACAATTATAGAAATTTTATCAAGGCACGCATCTGATGAGTTCTACCTTGGGCAGAGAGATGGTGGTGACTACTGGACTTCTAATGTCGGGCCATTAAAGGCCTTTAAGAGGTTTGGAAAGAATCTTGAAGAGATTGAAAAGAAACTTATATAGAAGAACAATGATGAGACATTGAGAAACCGCTATGGGCCAGCTAAAATGCCTTACACTTTGCTCTATCCTTCTAGTGAGGAGGGATTGACTTTCATAGGAATTCCCAACAGTATCTCTATCTAAGGGCTCTATGGTTGCTGAAGTATTGTCCTTGGCTTTAAATAAATGTGAAATAGAAGGAATCTGATTCCTTCATCAGTTGTGTATGTTTAAGTTATGTATTTGGAGTGGCTGAATGTACTTGTATTGCCATATATCTTATTTTGGGATAACTGAAGGACCCTAATTAGTAAAACCAACTCTATTCAGTGACtgataaaacaacaacaaccaagccTTTTCCCACTAGGTGGAGTTCACTACATGAATCAGACAATGCCATAATGTTCCATTATATCTCtaaatcttttttaattcttttgcttATGGTTTTTCTTAGTCTCCCTCTGCCTCTAGTGACTAGGCTATCCTCCATCTGATCTACTCTCTTTACTAAGGCTTATAAGATCATCCTCACACATGCTCAACCCTCTAAGGCAAGAATCTACCATCTTTTTTACAATAGGTGCTACCCTAACTTTTTACCCAATGCAttcatttgtgtgtgtgtgtgtgtgtgtgtctatgtATCAGCTATCGAGTTTACGCCATATAGAGGGCAGCAGTGTGTCAAATAGTGGTGAAGACAAAAGATAGCAGAGAGAGACAGAAAGATAGAGAAAGAGCAGTAGTGTGTCACACAACATTTTAGTCGTCTTTCTAAAAGCTATACTTCAGGTGAACatgcttctatttttttttaagaattgaatTCTATTTGAATGTAAATGTTTCCACTTAAAATACGTATCTCTGCATGCAACAAATAGTTGGACTTCTAAAGGATATTGAACCTACAAACTAGTTAGTCAGCATGATGAGAAAGAGTCAAGCATTTTCTCTACATTTCTTTAGTATTCATCAATATAATTAACTACAACTCTAATATACACAATTGACCAAAAGACTCAAGCAATTGACCAGAGGAACAAAAGCAGCAAAGTAGGTAGCCTTACGGGAGTTATTGCAATCCTAGCAATTAcatcaaaacattcaaacaTTACAGCAACACCAGCAATCAATGCATTGTAGTTCACACACGTAAACTAGTATCAAAGattcaaaaattgaagaaatgggATACCTGAAAATTGCCCAAGAAACTAGAAAAAGCAACGCAGACAATATATGGACCAACTTTCTGCTCAAACCCTGCCCAATCAATTTTCACTAACCCAATCAGTCACATCATACCTAACCACTATTTACAACATTGAACAAAAAAGTACAGGACAAATTAGTAAACTATATTACTTTTACACACATTTGTATAACtgatatatcttttttatttctcgaTCTCTAAAATCAAAATGCTTATGATACTTCCAAAACATTTACACTGTAAATGTATTAtacttttctttcaatttttttcatttatgccAAATTAATCAAACAGACATCCcctcaaaattttattattaggcCAGTGACAGGGATTGTGTAGTTGTTAAGCATCTTTTAGTAAACTGCATTTTATAATATGTACATCATATATATAGGTGGGAATTTTATAATCCTCTTAACAGAGACAAACTTCAACATGTTTTCTAACTAAActacaaatgaaaaagagaccAAGCTTACCTCGAACCCAAACAATGACAATGACAGTGAGATCTAACAAAATGGCACGAAACTTGAAGCTTTCCTCGTACCTCAATCAGCAATACTGCAACTGAAgacgtattattattattattatcatcaataaaacaTGAACACCCACTCAAACTTAGCATATTTCTACCAACGTGCAATAACCACATCACTCCTTCCAAACTTAGCATCCTTCTAACATCCTGCACACAGGTACAGCAACCCACAAAGAACACGAAGTTGACCTACATACCTCACGGAGAAAGCTTTGAGCTTTGAGCACCCACGAGTGTTTCAACACCCTAGTACCTAGCGAAGGAGTGTATGTAGGGTTTTCTTCGAGCCACAGTTTCAAGAGCAGtgtagggggttctgtgggttcGAGCGAGGGGTTTCCGGCAGTATTGAAAACAATGTGGGACAATGTGGGTGTCGAGGGAGCGGTTTCTGGCAGATTTCAGGCgggaggagaaaaaaaagagtgatttCAGGcaggaggagaaagagaagagcaaGGAAGAGCAAGTGCAAGGTTTTCGAGCGTGCGGGTTGTGAAATGTCAACgttttaacttataaatataataacattggttttttaaggataaccgatgttaactgaatatagttaacatcagttttggcaaaaccgatgttaacatcaactaggttacatcggtttttttaaaaaccaatgttaagatcaactccttaacatcggttttctcaaaaccgatgttaactctatgaagttaacatcggttttgccaaaaccgatgttaccatattcatcttaacatcatgttaacatGGGTTTTTTAAATagccgatgttaacatgaagtagttaacatcggttttgctaaaaccgatgttaagtaacttcatttaattataaaaatgccaCCGtgctttcgttaacatcggtttttgcaataaccgatgttaatggagcgatgtagaaagcctttttttagtagtgactcTAGGTTATTAGAGAAAAACCAAACTAGGTGGTTCTCATAACACTGAAATAAATCGTACTTCATGAGTTGAAGAAAGTTATACACACATTAGCATGCACACAAAACATATTACTggtaaaatagaaagaaatacACACATTGCAATTCTTCAGACTACATTCAAACAACACTCTTGAGTCTCTTGACAATATTGTAGCCAAATTTATCCCTATATGCTTAGTTCTATGTAAAATAGAAAGGAATACCTTAAAACTTGATGGTAGCAATCATTGTCTTCTCTCCTTCAAAGACAATTGCAGGACCTGTTTAACAATCCTTGTATAAGGTAAATGTGCTACAACTAGAATTAAGAGAGTTATTAAATAGCCTTTTTaataagcaaaaataattacatttgaCTGAAATATTGAAATGCTCAAATTTAAATTAGCACTATATTaatcttttctctcatttgataataataataataataataataataataataataataaataaaataaataaataaataaataaaatcctttcgcattgatttttataatagaaaacatgggataaaataacacatcttattttttaaaaaaagaagtacAAACCGGAAAATCCAACTGCTTAAGAAGTACTGCTGCATCAAGTCTCACTTGTATTGATTCAAAATCTGAAAATAGCTTCCCCTCGTTAGAGAGAAAAATGTCAAGGGAGGTAGGATACAGCAAAATAATAACTTAACAATTAAATAAGatgttgtttattttacatgcccaaaataatttcaaaaaggaaTAGATAAAGAAATCCATAGTGTCCCCTTACTTGCATTTTGGCCCATGGTTCATGTCCAAATAGTCTGACACATGTATAAGAACTATACCTTCAAGTTTTTTTACTACAACAGCTATTGCTTCTACAGAAGATTGCTTACAATCCGGGAATGAAGAATCTCCATATGCCTGATAATGAGGGAGGAAAACCTAACTGCATCTGCATAGGCCTCTAACTTGACTGCATCTGCACAACCTTGAAAGATGTTTGCCTGCAAAATTCAAATCACAATAATCACACATGCATTTTGCAGTGTTCGTTTAGGATCTTACCAATGGCTACGCTGAGACTCGCAGCCAATGATTGAATTATAAGCTCAAACACCAGTCCAATTAGTGTTAGCCACAACAGCTGaatacaacacaacatataatttcaattttatagcttatatttttttatttaagctaAGAAAACCTCATATCAATACATCTTTAGTTTTTGTGCAAGTATATGTTATGGTTTCTACATCCGTATTTCCTGTAATTTGGTTTGCATTCTTAGTTCGTTGCTTAATTTCTATACCAGATATTTGTGGTCAGCTCTAGCTTGTAGATCAGTTTCCACTGCGTAGATGGAAAATAACCAATAAGCACACAGACACAGGTATATGTCAGGCCATAAAGGAATACACATATATTAAAGAGTGAGAGAGTTACTATTTCCATATCAAGGTAAGCCAAGGAG encodes the following:
- the LOC106798389 gene encoding linoleate 9S-lipoxygenase-4-like, with product MQTREELVEASATLIWIASALHVAVNFGQYPYGGLILNRPTISRRFMPEKGSPEYDALAKNPEKEFLKTITGKKETLIDLTIIEILSRHASDEFYLGQRDGGDYWTSNVGPLKAFKRFGKNLEEIEKKLI